The proteins below are encoded in one region of Halocatena salina:
- the glpK gene encoding glycerol kinase GlpK, translating into MTETYVGAIDQGTTGTRFMVFDQGGRVVASAYEKHEQLYPEPGWVEHDPTEIWENTKAVITQALADAGVDAEQLAALGVTNQRETTVLWDRDTGAPIHNAIVWQDRRTTGRIEALEEAGKTDEIRAKTGLQADAYFSATKAEWMLDNAEPIKTQRARPADLRERAADGEIRFGTIDSWLIHNLTGNHITEVTNASRTMLYNIHDLAWDEDLLEEFGIPRAMLPEVRPSSDDDYYGYTDPSGFLGAEIPVAGAFGDQQAALFGQTCFDPGEAKNTYGTGSFFLANTGEEAVESDHGLLTTIGFQRSGEPVQYALEGSIFITGAAIEWLEDVDLIDNALDTEEIARSVESTGGVYLVPAFTGLGAPHWDGRARGTIVGMTRGTNRAHIVRAALESIAFQTRDVAEAMEADADIEITDLKVDGGAVKNNFLCQQQADIIEATIVRPEVDETTALGSAYAAGLAVDYWDDLDELRNNWQADREFTPKMDNEKADAMYSRWNDAVERSLDWAREGDV; encoded by the coding sequence ATGACTGAAACGTACGTCGGTGCGATCGATCAGGGGACGACCGGCACCCGGTTCATGGTGTTCGATCAGGGTGGTCGGGTGGTCGCCAGCGCATACGAAAAACACGAACAGCTCTATCCCGAGCCGGGCTGGGTTGAGCACGATCCGACCGAGATCTGGGAGAACACGAAAGCGGTTATCACGCAGGCGTTGGCTGACGCAGGAGTAGACGCGGAGCAGTTGGCGGCGCTCGGGGTGACAAACCAACGCGAAACCACAGTGCTGTGGGACCGGGATACGGGAGCACCGATCCACAACGCCATCGTGTGGCAGGATCGTCGGACGACTGGTCGTATCGAGGCACTAGAGGAAGCAGGAAAGACCGACGAGATCCGTGCCAAGACGGGACTACAGGCGGACGCGTACTTTTCGGCCACGAAAGCGGAATGGATGTTGGACAACGCCGAACCAATCAAAACCCAGCGTGCCCGGCCGGCTGATCTTCGCGAGCGCGCAGCGGATGGCGAGATCCGGTTTGGAACGATCGATTCGTGGCTCATCCACAACCTCACTGGCAACCACATCACGGAGGTGACCAACGCCTCCCGAACGATGTTGTACAACATCCACGATCTCGCGTGGGACGAGGATCTCCTCGAGGAGTTCGGAATTCCACGGGCGATGTTGCCGGAGGTTCGGCCATCGAGCGACGACGACTACTACGGCTACACTGATCCATCGGGCTTTCTGGGCGCAGAGATACCGGTCGCAGGAGCGTTTGGCGATCAGCAGGCGGCACTGTTCGGACAAACCTGCTTCGATCCGGGGGAGGCGAAAAACACCTACGGTACGGGGTCGTTCTTCCTCGCCAACACCGGTGAGGAGGCCGTCGAGAGCGATCACGGGCTGCTGACGACGATCGGTTTCCAGCGCTCCGGCGAGCCGGTTCAGTACGCGCTCGAAGGCTCGATCTTCATCACGGGTGCGGCGATCGAGTGGCTCGAAGACGTTGATCTGATCGACAATGCGCTTGACACCGAGGAGATCGCTCGCAGCGTCGAGTCGACTGGCGGCGTGTATCTGGTGCCCGCGTTCACAGGTCTCGGTGCTCCCCACTGGGACGGCCGCGCACGCGGGACGATCGTCGGGATGACCCGCGGAACCAACCGCGCTCATATCGTTCGGGCGGCGCTCGAATCGATCGCCTTCCAAACGCGGGACGTTGCAGAAGCGATGGAAGCCGACGCCGACATCGAGATTACCGACTTGAAAGTCGACGGTGGGGCGGTGAAAAACAACTTCCTCTGTCAACAGCAGGCCGACATCATCGAGGCGACTATCGTCCGTCCGGAAGTCGACGAGACGACCGCCTTGGGGTCTGCGTACGCGGCCGGGCTTGCCGTGGATTACTGGGACGATCTCGACGAACTCCGGAACAACTGGCAGGCCGACCGGGAGTTCACTCCGAAGATGGATAACGAGAAGGCCGACGCGATGTACAGCCGCTGGAACGACGCCGTTGAGCGCTCGCTCGATTGGGCTCGGGAGGGGGACGTCTGA